The Aggregatilinea lenta genome includes a region encoding these proteins:
- a CDS encoding ATP-binding protein — protein MKLTGPSFALRIAFGYALIAGLWIVVSDRILEAISSSTDWLSAAQTYKGWGFVSLTALLLYVLIRHEMTTLQQSQAARNRTVQRLENLHSLDRNIIEARSIQHVAGTAIRHLYHTIHCDAITVGMIDPQAGGDWLALSATGADDVPYAMQRLAAPPCWIKDIESGQVKIIHDAQGEAVPDDPTCTLMVAKGMRAFLYVPILVNERLSGAIALATLTPSFFTAEHRDIVAEVATELAIALEQVRLNEALSRHAAELEQTIFERQQTEQALRASQMQLTQAHELARLGSWARDLVAGTLTWSAEAFRLIGLDPSNGTPTIDDYLAEIHPKDRETVSEANRHAIESSQPVTFNFRTNPDHGPVRHFIGNTAPEFDANGHPVRLIGTLQDITELVQAKEIAHETEDRYLHALETMLESCQIIGFDWRYLYVNDAAARYGRQPKQDLLGHTMMECYPGIEETHLFDVMRMCMEKRISHMEEFEFFYADDSSAWFRTSVHPVSEGIFVLSLEITADKQAAEAINRLNAELEQRVVERTARLEAKTRELETFTYSVSHDLKAPLRGIDGYSRLLLEDYTARLDDEGRIFLTNIRHATEQMNQLIEDLLAYSRLERRELHTRQIELRPLVDMLVMECVHEAQSMNAAITTNVPDVEVFADPNGLTIALRNLLDNALKFSHSVDNPQIDIGARTTTDRCIVWVRDNGVGFDMQYHDRIFDIFQRLQRAEDYAGTGVGLAIVRKAVERIGGRIWAESAPGQGATFYVEIPRQR, from the coding sequence ATGAAACTCACGGGTCCGTCATTCGCCTTACGCATCGCGTTCGGATATGCCCTGATCGCAGGGTTGTGGATCGTCGTGTCCGACCGGATTCTCGAAGCGATATCATCGTCCACGGACTGGCTTTCGGCAGCACAGACGTACAAGGGTTGGGGATTCGTCTCGCTCACAGCACTTCTGCTCTACGTCCTTATTCGCCACGAAATGACCACGCTGCAGCAAAGCCAGGCCGCGCGCAACCGGACCGTGCAGCGGCTCGAAAACCTGCACAGCCTCGATCGTAATATCATCGAAGCGCGCTCCATTCAGCACGTCGCCGGGACTGCCATCCGCCACCTGTACCACACGATCCACTGTGATGCGATCACAGTCGGCATGATCGATCCGCAGGCCGGCGGCGACTGGTTGGCGCTGTCTGCGACCGGCGCCGACGATGTTCCCTACGCCATGCAGCGCCTGGCCGCCCCGCCCTGCTGGATCAAGGATATAGAGTCGGGACAGGTCAAGATCATTCACGATGCGCAGGGCGAAGCCGTGCCCGACGACCCAACCTGCACGCTGATGGTCGCCAAGGGCATGCGGGCATTTTTATACGTGCCGATCCTCGTGAACGAGCGGCTTAGCGGGGCGATCGCCCTGGCCACACTCACGCCGTCGTTCTTCACGGCGGAACACCGGGACATCGTCGCCGAAGTCGCCACCGAGCTGGCGATCGCTCTCGAACAGGTCCGCCTGAACGAAGCGCTCAGCCGCCATGCCGCCGAGTTGGAACAGACCATCTTCGAACGCCAACAAACCGAGCAGGCGCTGCGTGCAAGCCAGATGCAGTTGACCCAGGCCCACGAACTGGCCAGACTGGGCAGCTGGGCGAGAGATCTGGTCGCCGGGACACTGACATGGTCCGCAGAAGCGTTCCGACTGATTGGCCTCGACCCCTCCAACGGAACCCCTACGATCGACGATTACCTGGCGGAAATTCATCCCAAGGATCGGGAGACTGTCAGTGAGGCGAACCGGCACGCTATAGAAAGCAGCCAGCCCGTGACCTTCAACTTTCGCACCAATCCCGATCACGGCCCGGTCCGGCACTTCATCGGCAATACTGCCCCGGAATTTGACGCGAACGGCCACCCTGTCCGGCTCATCGGGACGCTGCAGGACATCACAGAACTGGTGCAGGCGAAGGAAATCGCGCACGAGACAGAAGATCGCTACCTGCACGCGCTGGAAACTATGCTGGAGAGCTGTCAGATCATCGGGTTTGACTGGCGCTACCTCTACGTCAACGATGCTGCCGCCCGTTACGGACGCCAGCCAAAGCAGGATCTACTCGGGCATACCATGATGGAATGTTATCCAGGCATCGAAGAGACGCACTTGTTCGACGTCATGCGGATGTGCATGGAAAAGCGCATTTCTCACATGGAAGAATTCGAGTTTTTCTACGCGGATGACAGCTCGGCATGGTTCCGCACCAGTGTCCACCCTGTCTCGGAGGGAATCTTCGTCCTCAGCCTGGAAATCACCGCGGACAAGCAGGCCGCCGAGGCCATCAACCGGCTGAACGCGGAGCTTGAGCAGCGCGTCGTCGAGCGCACCGCACGGCTGGAGGCTAAAACGCGCGAGCTTGAGACGTTCACCTATTCCGTGTCGCATGACCTGAAAGCGCCCCTGCGTGGCATCGACGGCTACAGCCGCCTGCTGCTCGAAGACTACACTGCGCGCCTGGACGACGAGGGACGCATCTTTCTGACCAACATTCGCCACGCCACCGAACAGATGAACCAGCTCATCGAAGACCTGCTGGCCTATTCGCGTCTGGAACGCCGCGAACTGCACACGCGTCAGATCGAGCTGCGCCCGCTGGTCGATATGCTCGTCATGGAATGCGTGCACGAAGCGCAGTCAATGAACGCCGCCATCACGACGAACGTGCCGGACGTGGAGGTCTTTGCCGATCCGAACGGGTTGACGATTGCGCTGCGCAACCTGCTGGACAACGCACTCAAGTTCAGCCACAGTGTAGACAACCCACAGATCGACATCGGCGCGCGAACGACGACGGATCGCTGCATCGTGTGGGTGCGCGACAATGGCGTTGGTTTCGATATGCAATATCATGACCGTATCTTTGACATCTTCCAGCGCCTCCAGCGCGCCGAGGACTATGCAGGCACGGGAGTTGGCCTGGCGATCGTGCGCAAAGCCGTGGAGCGCATCGGTGGGCGAATCTGGGCCGAAAGCGCGCCGGGCCAGGGTGCTACGTTTTACGTAGAGATACCGAGGCAGCGATGA
- a CDS encoding NAD(P)/FAD-dependent oxidoreductase, which produces MLTLKIKPSNDADVLIVGAGPAGAAAAAHLARAGLRVALIDQHAFPRDKVCGDFVGPVALVELQRLGVTEFPDYRQTNVIRGAAVHLDGRRLIVSDMPEVSGLPAYGRVIPRLQLDAWIVDAARASGVQIYEGWRVKGYTVDADGVTVQAERRGEARTWRGRVLIGADGSSSLIARQMHGQPPADGDRIIAVRAYYEGVSGPADQADLYFSSSSFPGYYWLFPTGPDTANVGIGMLLETLPPATEHLPKLLDQLIADDPAFAERLDGARRVGKVSGWPLSTYNPAISPTADRVLLVGDAAGLINPLNGEGIQYALLSGRWAAETILSAAARDDFSAVALKPYVDCLHHDLRYDMALAGLIVRLIRNRTLNPVWMQALRVILSRARVDPRYADITGGVLAGIEPASSVIQPRIVGGTAQQAAMAIGLGAVKQALHGPRHVLRASRRAAGSSVALAAETASHPVEYAQWGAGVAWGAAELAGQMARHLRTPEDPTPEATELPSSAVTLRLGGE; this is translated from the coding sequence ATGCTCACCCTGAAGATCAAACCCTCCAACGATGCCGACGTGCTGATCGTCGGCGCAGGTCCGGCAGGCGCAGCCGCCGCCGCGCACCTGGCGCGGGCGGGGCTGCGCGTCGCGCTGATCGACCAGCACGCCTTCCCACGCGACAAGGTCTGCGGCGATTTCGTCGGCCCGGTCGCGCTGGTGGAACTCCAGCGGCTCGGTGTGACCGAGTTCCCCGATTACCGCCAGACGAATGTGATTCGCGGTGCGGCGGTGCACCTCGACGGCAGGCGTCTGATCGTCAGCGATATGCCGGAGGTATCCGGCCTGCCCGCCTATGGCCGCGTGATCCCGCGTTTGCAGCTTGACGCCTGGATCGTGGACGCGGCGCGTGCGTCCGGCGTGCAGATCTACGAAGGCTGGCGCGTGAAGGGGTACACGGTTGATGCGGACGGCGTGACGGTCCAGGCGGAACGGCGCGGCGAGGCGCGGACGTGGCGCGGGCGCGTGCTGATCGGCGCGGACGGCAGCAGTTCGCTGATCGCGCGCCAGATGCATGGCCAGCCGCCCGCCGATGGTGACCGGATCATCGCCGTGCGCGCCTATTATGAAGGCGTCAGCGGCCCGGCGGATCAGGCGGATCTGTACTTTTCCAGTTCGAGTTTTCCCGGCTATTACTGGTTATTCCCGACCGGGCCGGACACGGCGAACGTGGGCATCGGCATGCTGTTGGAAACGCTGCCCCCCGCCACGGAGCACCTGCCCAAGCTGCTCGATCAGCTCATCGCGGACGATCCCGCCTTCGCGGAACGTCTGGACGGCGCGCGACGCGTGGGCAAAGTCTCCGGCTGGCCGCTCTCCACCTACAACCCCGCCATCTCGCCCACGGCGGATCGTGTGCTGCTGGTCGGGGACGCCGCCGGGCTGATCAACCCGCTCAACGGCGAGGGCATCCAGTATGCACTGCTGAGCGGGCGCTGGGCCGCCGAGACGATTCTGAGCGCCGCCGCCCGTGACGATTTTTCTGCTGTCGCGCTGAAGCCTTACGTGGACTGCCTGCACCACGACTTGCGCTATGACATGGCGCTTGCCGGGCTGATCGTGCGGCTCATCCGTAACCGGACGCTGAACCCGGTCTGGATGCAGGCCCTGCGCGTGATCCTGTCGCGGGCGCGCGTCGATCCGCGCTATGCGGACATCACGGGCGGCGTGCTGGCGGGCATCGAACCGGCCAGCAGCGTGATCCAGCCGCGTATCGTGGGCGGTACGGCGCAGCAGGCGGCGATGGCGATCGGGCTGGGGGCGGTCAAGCAGGCCCTGCACGGTCCCCGGCATGTGCTGCGGGCGAGCCGCCGCGCCGCCGGATCGAGCGTGGCATTGGCAGCGGAAACGGCCAGCCATCCCGTCGAGTATGCGCAGTGGGGCGCGGGTGTCGCGTGGGGCGCGGCGGAATTGGCCGGGCAAATGGCCCGCCACCTGCGCACGCCGGAGGATCCAACGCCCGAAGCGACCGAGTTGCCGTCGTCGGCTGTAACGCTGCGTTTGGGCGGGGAGTAA
- a CDS encoding polyprenyl synthetase family protein, translated as MTTATERSAFVVEMLDRYKTMTMERLLALLPDKEPRRYLYDLIPLYPQRSGKGLRPALCIATCRAFGGSASSVLMSAVAIELFHNAFLVHDDVEDGSLNRRGSPTLVSEFGLPVAVNVGDAMNVLSIRPLMDNLQRLGPTLTWRVFAEIEHMVSESVEGQALELGWVRDNVCDLSDGDYLRMTLKKTCWYTCIHPCRIGAVVGSGGAADPDRFNRFGYFMGAAFQIQDDLLNLAGDEVKYGKEIGGDIWEGKRTLMLIHTLNHATPREHTRLQRFLATPRLDRSENDVRWVYKLMGKYGSLEYARASAHQLAGAALKEFVLAYGGLPDSEDKRFVEDIVLYMIERDL; from the coding sequence ATGACAACCGCCACCGAGCGCTCGGCGTTTGTGGTCGAGATGCTGGATCGCTACAAGACGATGACGATGGAGCGCCTGCTGGCCCTGCTGCCCGACAAGGAGCCGCGCCGCTACCTGTACGATCTGATCCCGCTCTACCCGCAGCGATCGGGTAAAGGGCTGCGCCCGGCGCTGTGCATCGCCACGTGCCGGGCTTTTGGCGGCAGCGCCAGCAGCGTGCTGATGTCGGCGGTGGCGATTGAGCTGTTCCACAACGCGTTCCTGGTCCACGACGACGTGGAAGACGGCAGCCTGAACAGGCGGGGCAGCCCGACGCTTGTCTCCGAGTTCGGGCTGCCGGTGGCGGTCAACGTGGGCGACGCGATGAACGTGCTTTCGATCCGCCCGCTGATGGATAACCTCCAGCGCCTGGGCCCGACCCTTACCTGGCGTGTGTTTGCCGAAATCGAGCACATGGTCAGCGAGTCGGTCGAGGGCCAGGCGCTCGAACTGGGCTGGGTGCGCGACAACGTGTGCGACTTGAGCGACGGCGACTACCTGCGCATGACGCTCAAAAAAACGTGCTGGTACACCTGCATCCACCCATGCCGGATCGGGGCCGTAGTCGGCTCCGGCGGGGCCGCCGATCCTGACCGGTTCAACCGCTTCGGCTACTTCATGGGGGCGGCGTTCCAGATCCAGGACGACCTGCTGAATCTGGCAGGCGACGAGGTGAAGTACGGCAAGGAGATCGGCGGCGACATCTGGGAAGGCAAGCGCACGCTGATGTTGATCCACACGCTGAACCATGCCACCCCACGCGAGCACACGCGCTTGCAGCGCTTCCTGGCGACGCCGCGCCTTGACCGCAGCGAGAACGACGTGCGATGGGTCTACAAGCTCATGGGCAAGTACGGGAGCCTGGAATACGCGAGGGCCAGCGCGCACCAGCTCGCCGGGGCAGCGCTGAAGGAGTTCGTGCTGGCGTACGGCGGTCTGCCGGACAGCGAGGACAAGCGCTTCGTCGAGGATATCGTTCTGTATATGATCGAGCGGGATCTGTAG